CTTTGGGGAATaactggaaacagccagtggGTCTGACCACCAGCATTGCATTCAGCCTAAAGAAACGACTATATTTGCTctattttcataatttctttGCTTCCTGTTATCTGGATCTCCTGTATTTCCACTTACTTAATACCACTTTATCCCCTTATAACTATATTCTATCTACTCCCTTTCTGTCTTtaaaaggaaagctgaaattATGGTTTctaagggatttttttgagatccTTGGTGTTAAAAGTGCAAAATGTTTTACTTCTCCCATTTAGTAGCCAGGTGTCCAATATTTATTggtaaaattgatttttttttttttagaaactcTCAGAGGGAAACATCAGAgaattatggaatggtttgggttgggagggacctttaaagatcaaaTCTTGGTGAAATCAGGGACTCTCCTATTTAATCTCACCATTATCAGTTTAATAATTGTTTATTTAATACTTGTTTAATAGTTGACTCAATTCTTAGGTCAAACTGTATATCAAGCAAATTTTGGAAGGAATCAAATATCTTCATGACAACAACATCCTTCATTTGGACATCAAGGTAATGTGCAAGGGGAGGTCTGGCTTTTCCCAGCCCCTTGCTGGCCAGGGAATGGGTATTCTCTGAGTTAATCTTACAACTGAAAATACTCCCTGCTCTCAAGAAAAATTcctccatttattttttttttcactcaatAGCCACTGAATATCCTCATGGTTTATCCTGAGAGGGAAGACCTGAAGATCTGTGACTTCGGATTTGCCCAGAGGATCACACCCGTGGAGCCTCAGTACAGCAAATACGGCTCTCCAGAGTTTGTTGCCCCAGAAATTGTTTCCCAGTCACCAGTGTCAAAAGCAACTGATATCTGGTAATCTCTCATTTTCCTAAAAAGCTTTTCCAGGCCCTCAATGGCCTGCATTTCCATTAGCTGTTAATTAGTAAATGGAGCAGTGATAATAACACAGGAAACTGAAAGCGAATGCTGACAATCCAAAAGCCATCAGGGCTCTTTAAAGCTCCTTCTGTCTAATTATTTTCAGCCATAGTTGAACTCTGACTGCTAATTAATGCAAAGGAGCATCTTAGAGGAGATGATCTCTATTCCAGGCAGCAACTAGAGACAATGATCATAAAGGGCTTTCTAGAAAAGGCAAACAACTCCCATattttcagccttttcctctgcctgtgctttaAAAATGAAGGATTGCTTtagaacagtttttaaaaatactgaaggGGGAAAATGAATGGAAAAAACAATAGCTTTAGGGATTTATTATCCTTGAAAGGTGAGGAGAAGCTGGTCTTGCTGTCCCAGGCTGTCCAGTGGCAGGAAGAGGGGCTTGAAAAGGATGGATAAATAGTAACAAACATGACATTTGtgttccctctctcctcagggctgttgGAGTCATCACCTATTTAAGGTAAATAAGTCCTGGAAACACTCCCTCAATAACCCTTTGTCCATCAGAGCCCTCCAGTACTTTCCAGTGAGGGATTTGAATGGAGCATTCAGTCCTTCCATAATAAGGACAATttattttgtggtttcctcCTTTCCTGGTTGCTCCTCACGAACATTGCAAGTCCCAGGCACGGAATCCCTCAAATGTTTAAAAACCCCACGGAAGCATTTGTGCTTCTGCCATTTGAATAGAAACTAGAAGTCTAAAACCTGTCTCCTTTCATTTTATGGTGTTCAATAAACAAGCCTCACGTGCAAGTCTCCATTTGCTGGGGAGAACGACAGGAAAACTCTCCTAAATATCCAGAATGGGGAAATTTCATGGACCATTCCTGATGTTGTTCACTTGAGTGAAGATGCAAAGGACTTCATGAAAGggatcctgcagcagcaccccaagTGAGTGCCCTTCTGTGCATCCCTCTGCTGGTGTCTCAGCGGGCACATCCCAGCTCATCACTTGGTTTGAAAAAGTAGAAAGCTGAGTGAGACATGCTGCATTTTCCCCTAATTCTTCTTTATTATTCCCCATTACCCAACCCACTACTCGGATATTTGCTAAATTGGCCTCTCTCTGGTGGGGTGATGgccttcctccctgcctcctccagGCAGAGGAGTTTCTGGAATGACACAGATGAGTGGGAAGAGCACGGACTGGTATGGAGGGAGTTATGCAAGAATTAAATAACACTGACCACATTCATTAAGCAATTTCAAGTACAAAAGTTGGCTCAAAGGCATATTTACAggcacttgattttaatttcatttctactctttctgcctgctgccaaAGCTATTTTCACTCTGTCCACCTAAAGAGGCAAAGTCACTCTCAGGGCTGATCTGGACACCCTTGAACCCCTGCAGAGAGCCATGAGCTCTTCCCGAGGATCTGTGGGGAGCATCAGACTGAAAAAGGAGGATGTTTTCACCTCCAGGGAAGGAAACCTTGGGTTGGAATCTGCTGTGTCTTGTTGGCTTCTCAGTTCTCAACCTAAGGACACACCCCAGAGTGTAGGAGGGGGCAGCAGCACCTTCAGGAAGATCAGTGGTTGCTGTTGGAGGTGATTTCCTACTAAAATGTTGATCTGTTCTCTTACCAGAGCCAGGCCGAGTGCTTTGGACTGTCTTTCCCACAAGTGGTTCATGGTAAGTTTGTCCTGGTCCTTGATCAGTCAGttttccccaatatccaatctaaacctccctggTGCAAcctgaggccgtttcctcttgtTCTATCACGTCAGTGCAGAAAGGAAACTGGCCTTGCACACCAAAGTTATGGTTTAAATTCCAAAGCCTTAAATCACCTAGGAAAAGAGTTAAAAAAttaacaacagcaaaaaggatTTAATGACATGCATTGAACAGGGCTTGCTTTTAGCACTGAGAAGCTGATTTTGTCTGCATTTAACTATGAAAGGACTGCAGGATTTGATCTACTGTAGCTTTCCTAAATTAAACAATCGTGTAAAGagaattctaaaaaaaaacccacaaaaacttCTCAAAAAATGACATCAGGATTTTTTAACCAATGATTTTCCTCTCATTCCACTTGGCAGCATAACGTCCCTCTTGAAGCAGCTCATTTCATTAATACCAAACAGCTCAAATTCATTGTGGCTCGGAGCAAATGGCAGGTGAGTTGCCCTTAATCTGTGTTGATTCTGTTTAGTTATATCTGTTTTTAACTGCACCTGAATCTTTGAAAATCTTTTGGGCTTGGATAGCGAGCTCAGCAGAGATCTGAGCATGGCTCTGAGTTGGGAAAAGGCCCAGGAGAGATGGATGTGTCAGGAATTAATTATCTAGGCTTTTGCAGCCTGGAGACCCCGGCAGGTGCCTGTAAGACACAAGGTTGTGTCTAAGTTAGGTGCCCTCAGCTGCCTTTGCAATTGGAGCTGAATTACACACATGTCCCAAGAAAATGCCTCTTTTCCTGAAGTTCCCCAAAATAATTGGATTGATTGCCTTCTGAACATGCCAGTTTCTCTCTGCTGGCTGGAAGGAGATGCCCAGCTTCAACTGAGATGCCCCACATGGCAGAATTTAGAGCAGAGGAATCCCACCTCCTGTACTGTCAAAGCTCTTCTGCTGGCCTAAGTCACTGGAGGTTGTATTGCAGTAGTGATTCTCTCATCTGATGCTTCCCATCAAAAACTCCTTTCCATCTGTTTTGAGTGGCCAGATTGACTTTGGAAGTCTCTAACAGAGTCCTGTTTCCCCCAGTCACAAGAGCAATTGTGTTCCCTGGAGTCAATTTAATTTTACAACTGTGAATGAGGGGAGAGGAAGATTTGGAGAGCAAATGAGGCCTGGATTAGTGACATGTCCAGAGGGTGGCAATGTCTAACTAGACTAGTGGGTGAGGTATTTAGGGGTGCAGGAGTTCATTTTGGCGTGTTTGTTCTACCATACTCCCATCACATTCCCAtttccttgtgctgtgtcttgttttccttctcagcGCTCCCTGATGTGCTACAAATCCATCCTGGTGATGAGGTCCATCCCAGAAATCCTTGAAAGGACCCACGACAACACCTCCCTGGCCATCTCCCGACACCTCATTGAGGAAAGCACTTCATCCAGCACCAGTGGCTCCTCTTCAGACAATGAGAactcaaatttcccccaaaagagGCACTTTGGCTCCACCCCTGAGCTACACTCGCCCATATTTGATGCCCCAAGCCATCCCGAGCCTCTGAAACGTGCAAGTGAACGGGAGCACTCCAAAGCCTCCATCCCTCCAGTAAAACCCATGAGGAGGAAATATGCTTCCACGAAGGCTGAGGTGGGGGACAAATCACCCACAGAAAGCAAAGAGCTCATGGCGAGTATTTtacaggagaaagaggagaggcTCCAGCCCAGCCTTCAAGCAGAGCCGTCCCAAAGAAGTGGTGCTGCTGGGCCTTCATCCCTGAGAGATTCCACGGAAATTCCACATCAGAAAGAAAAGCCAGACACATCTTTATCTGAAAAGGACAGAGTTGAAGAGGCAGGGCATGGGACAGAAAAGCCATCTGCCTGTGTTCCCAGGCAGAGTGTCATTAAAAGCACCTTCTACAGCCAAGCAACTGAGCTGCCTTCAAGGCCACCTTCCTCACCAGGCAGGGAGTTCAGAAGGCACCTGGACAGAGCCAGAAGGACTTTGAGGAAGGCTGGGTATTCAAAGGTGCCCCTCAGTGGTCTCCGTGAACCCCTCCTTGAGCAGTTTGAactggaagaagaagaagaagaaggaggagatgaTCGCAGGGAAAGCCTGCTGGGATCCTTGACCAAATCCGCATCGTTTGACACTGCCAGGAAGCCACCACACCCTGCCATTGCTGGTGCCAGCCGCAGCCATTCCCTGGATGACTACAGGCTGAGAGCCTCCAGATCCTTGAGGGAGCAAGATATTTTGGAGGAGGACTGTGATGTATTGTCCCAGGAGAGCTGCCCTGAAGGCAGTGATCACTGTGACACTTccacagggcctggcaagggaTGTTCTGCAGATGCAACAGAGCAAGGGGACATCAGGAGAGCCAGCAAGGACTgctcaggagagaagccctctCCCTCCACACATTGTGAGGGGAATGGGTGCCCACCTGCTTTTATACAACAGGTAGAGGGACTTCCAGTGTCACCTCACAGGAGTGAGAATAGGAAACGTTTACTGAGGAAGTCAAAAGCCACTGAGATTGAGGAGGACATTGAATGTTTGGAAGGCAAAAGCCCCATTCCGACTGCCCAGTGCTCAGGTGTAACAGCATCATCAGCTCCAAAACATGAGAGCATGGAGGGTAAATCTGTCTCTGCCTGTGCCTCTGACTCTGCTTTTCAGGAGGGCAAAGAGTCCATTTCAACCCTCACACAGTCAGAGATCACCTCCAAGTCATCTCCTCCGAGTAAGGGAGAGGTGTGTCTGCCCCAGGAGTCTGCTCCCACCGGCACCCACCCAGATCTAACAGGTGGAAGCTTGATTATCAaaagggcagccccagccccaccttgGAAAGACAAAAGGCAGAAACATTCAGATGAAAAGACTTCTGCTCCTTGCGTTGCTGAATCTGAACCCATGGAGCATGAAAGCTCCGCTGTTCCTACAGAACAAACAGAAACCGATTCACTTCCAGTATTTAAAGACAGAAGTCAGGAAATACCTGGGAAAAGTGTTCCAGCAGCTACTGTCATGGTGGGCAAACGACCAGGTACACTCACATCTGGTGAAGGGGCTCCTCAGAAGCTGAAGATCCGTAAAGAGGTGAGATCTGCTGTCCTGGAAGATGCAGGAGTGGGTGTTACAGGAATCACTCCACCATCAGCCCATGATGGTGAAAGCCAAACATACAAGAAGGGTCCTGTTTACTTAGACACAGCATCAGCTGTCCTGAAGGGAGAGAAACTCGCTgtttccaaaatcccaccatCGGGATCAGTGCCAGCTCTGGTCTCAGATGGAGCACAGCAGGCTCACAGTAAGGAGAAATTTGCTGCTCTGAGGAGTAAAAGCCCAGCTGCCACCAAGATTGTTTCCAGTTTGGCCCATGAAGGAGCTGAACCCCAGAAGGTTCCTGAAGGCCATGGGTCAGAGCCTGCTGTTCTGGAGAGCAGACACCCAGCCAGAACTGTGTCCTCCCAAAGCACTGTCCTCCCTCAGGTCTGGGAGAGTGAAAATCAGGAACATCCAGAGGTGTCACTTCACAGTGAGATGAGATCTGCTGTGACAGCAGGTGGAAGCCGAGCAGCTGgacaggctgtggctgctcctttCCCCAAGGCTGGACATGGGGTGTTTGAggaggacagggctgggattttggaTAGGCTGGAGAGTGGGAGCCCAGGTGCATTAACTGCTTCACAACCAGAAGCTGCTCCAGCTTCAGCCTATGAACTGGAATGTGAGGAATATCCAGAAGTTTATGGTGAGGATGGAGGCATTGCCTTAGAAAGTGGAAGATCcgatgctggaaaagctgtccCACCACTGCTCCGCAGGGATCACAGTCAGGAGATGTCACATCACAGATCATCTTTCTACAGTGATGAGGAGTCTGCTGTGCTGGAGGGCTTAGTGGATGAGATGGTTTCCCTCTCTGAAGAGATGAATGTTTGGGCAGAGTCAGTTTCTGGAGAGAAGGAAAGCAGGAAGCACATTTCTCCTCGCACACAGATGTTCTACAAAGGCAGCCAAGCACACATGGACACCTCCTTCCCTTCTGTCCAACAGGGTGGAAGAGGAGAAGTCTCTGAGCAGGATGACCTTGCAGAATCCTATCTTGCCCTGAGTGAGGAGCCAGGAGTCCTGGAAGGGCAGGGAGCACAGATAGTTCCTCATGAATGTGAGCAACTGGAGGACTTGGCCTTTGAGACCCCCCCTTCCAGCCGAGAGAGCATTTCCTCAACAGAGAGCTTGGACACTGGAAAAAGACCCATCCACGTGCCAGTGATCAAGGACACTGGCAAACACCCCGAAGTGTCTTTGGTGAAAATCAAAGACCTGGCAGATGAAACACCCAGTCTTGGCAGTGGCCCTCAAAAATTTGACATCTCAGAGGTGGAGCCTGCCTATTTGAATTTCTCAGATTTGTACGACATTGTCTATTTTCCATTTGAGTTTCTGAGCTATAAGAAGCCTTCACCCAAACCAGTTCCTAGACGGTTCATGCTGCTTGAAAGGGCAAGGTCCCCTCCTGCAGGACATCTCCATAAGGATAAAAGACTGTGCATCAGGGAACAGGAAGACAAGAACAGGAAGAACCGCTTGGAAATATCTGAGGATTCAAAGGCAACTAACTTACTAGCCATGGGGAAAGGGGCAGAGAACCATAAAGAGATGTATAGCTCCCAAAAGTACTCCAGTGGAAAGCAGAAAAGCTCCTTCCACACCAAGCCTGGACTCTTTAAGCCATATGCAAGGTCTCACTCAGTCGAGCAGTCGGTGGAGCAGAGTCTGAAGAAGAAAGTAAAAGCTTCTGTTGCCCATATTTCAAGAATCCTAAAAGGAAAGATGTCTCCTGAGCCAGAGGAAGGTAATTATCTCACTCTGTTCCTTCACAGATGTGCTCCTATAACTGGGCTCTGCTAGagctgcctttttctttttccccagcatATCTGAAGCTGTGATTAGACTGGGATTGAAAATCTGGCTGTGGCAGGTTCTGAAATCAGCACTCTCCACCATCAGATCTCTGTTAGTGGCTGGCTTCAGTGCAGAGTCAGCTGGGTTAATCCACTGATGGAAGGGGCTCAAATTCCCTGGCTGAGGTTGCACAGCAGCAGTTCAGGGCTGGGTGATGCTTTCCTTGCTGCAGTTATCATCTGACTGTGGCAAATCTCTAAGGTTTAAGTGACTGGGAGAAGCTGAAGTCACACTGGCTACTGGACATCAGAATCTGTCCTTTCTTCTCTGCCATCCCTGGATATTCCCTGTTCCTCCAGGACACTGTTCTGTTTGCAGCAGCTGTCACAGCCTTCCCTGTTAATCAAAGGCCCGCTAATAAGGGAACCTGTGACTGTTTATGTGTGAAGGCAGAACTGTCACTGCAAATGGATGCCACGGGGAGAAGGATGGCCTTGAATGACTTCTCATCCTTTCTCACAACAGAGTTTGGTGAGCTGGAAAGTGAGGCAGCAGAAAAGGAGCTGTTGGTAGGGGCCGAAGGATCTCTGAAGAGGAAATCAGCACTGCCTTCATTCAAGCTACCAAGCCTCATCCCAAAGGAGAAAGGTATTGCTGTGGCAGGAGTAGTTGGATTCTTTTACCTCCAGAGGGTGATTTAGCAAAGCCGAACTTGCTTTTTCCCTGGGAAGTTCCCCTTGACTCCATCAGGAGCATTTTCCAAGGTCAGGTTACTGCCCCAGCATTCAGCAGAGCCCAGACAAACACTGGGAAGGGCAGGTGTGGGAGGCTGGCAGCCCCTGGTCACTGTGGAGAAGAACCCCAgggaaacacagaagaaaacctGAGTTCCCCTTTCCCATGGAGATAGGAGCAGATTTGATGCTCcatggggtttttcttttttttaacatccaCCTTTCATGTTTCCTCTCTTCTTATGTTGTcttgatcacagaatcatttggcaaagacctctaagataatcattgagtccaaccattaacccagcactgccaaggccaccactaaaccatgtccccaggtgccacacacctgttaaatccctccagggatggtaatGCTTTCCTGGGCATTCTCCTCCAATCCTTGACAACACTTTCCATGAAGATATTTTCGCTAATATCCAATCTCAACCTTCCTTGGTGCAACtggaggccatttcctctggtcctATTAGATCCCCTCATCCTTGAAATTCCATAATTTAGTTTTGCCCCCACACTTAGGCTCGGCCAGAGGAACACCCTTGCTGTGACAGGGTCTCTCTCTGCTCTGAGCTGTTCTGCTGCCttagctgtgccagggctgggcaacACAGATATTCCCCATGGATCTTCCAAGATCCATCTGGATCTGTCACACTACACCCATGGGTGAACGGGGTTCCTTCACCGAACACCGTTCCTTCACAACGGGGTGTGCTCAGTGCCTGTGGGATTCTCCAAACAGCAGTCAAAGAAATGGCAGACCATGAACCAGAAAAGTTCTTGACCCcattaaaaatgctttctgaTGTCCTGCAGGGATTTGTTTTCCACAAAGCTCTCCTGGCTATTCTGAATCACCgcttttccccctctctgcAGCCCCACTGTTCGTTGAGGAGCTCATGGACCAGGCTGCGGCCGCTGGGCAGTGCGTGACGCTCTCGTGCCGGACGGCAGCTCACTCCTCCCTGCACATCAACTGGTTCCGAGGTGACACTGCCAATCCTCCTGAGAGCCCCTgacccccaggacagggctgcagggagagctTTAAACACCTGGGTATCAATTTGCAGGGTACTTATCTCTCCCATCTCCTGCTTTCCAGATGGGATACCTGTCCAGAGCAGCAGCCGGATCCTCATCTCATCCACGCTCAAACACTTCCAGCTGTTAACGATCCTCTCTGTTAATGCTGAGGATTTTGGAATTTACACCTGTGTGGCCACAAACTCCCTGGGCTCAGCATCCACCTCTTGTGTGATACGGAAAGCAGGTGAGAGAAGGAGTAGCTACACAAATAGGTATTTAAGTACTTCTGCCCCAAAATGTCACCTGTGAATACCTTTGAGGTGAGATTTCTGCACATGGgtgcagagaaaaa
This genomic interval from Aphelocoma coerulescens isolate FSJ_1873_10779 chromosome 2, UR_Acoe_1.0, whole genome shotgun sequence contains the following:
- the LOC138106072 gene encoding obscurin-like — translated: MDLTCKSPFAGENDRKTLLNIQNGEISWTIPDVVHLSEDAKDFMKGILQQHPKARPSALDCLSHKWFMHNVPLEAAHFINTKQLKFIVARSKWQRSLMCYKSILVMRSIPEILERTHDNTSLAISRHLIEESTSSSTSGSSSDNENSNFPQKRHFGSTPELHSPIFDAPSHPEPLKRASEREHSKASIPPVKPMRRKYASTKAEVGDKSPTESKELMASILQEKEERLQPSLQAEPSQRSGAAGPSSLRDSTEIPHQKEKPDTSLSEKDRVEEAGHGTEKPSACVPRQSVIKSTFYSQATELPSRPPSSPGREFRRHLDRARRTLRKAGYSKVPLSGLREPLLEQFELEEEEEEGGDDRRESLLGSLTKSASFDTARKPPHPAIAGASRSHSLDDYRLRASRSLREQDILEEDCDVLSQESCPEGSDHCDTSTGPGKGCSADATEQGDIRRASKDCSGEKPSPSTHCEGNGCPPAFIQQVEGLPVSPHRSENRKRLLRKSKATEIEEDIECLEGKSPIPTAQCSGVTASSAPKHESMEGKSVSACASDSAFQEGKESISTLTQSEITSKSSPPSKGEVCLPQESAPTGTHPDLTGGSLIIKRAAPAPPWKDKRQKHSDEKTSAPCVAESEPMEHESSAVPTEQTETDSLPVFKDRSQEIPGKSVPAATVMVGKRPGTLTSGEGAPQKLKIRKEVRSAVLEDAGVGVTGITPPSAHDGESQTYKKGPVYLDTASAVLKGEKLAVSKIPPSGSVPALVSDGAQQAHSKEKFAALRSKSPAATKIVSSLAHEGAEPQKVPEGHGSEPAVLESRHPARTVSSQSTVLPQVWESENQEHPEVSLHSEMRSAVTAGGSRAAGQAVAAPFPKAGHGVFEEDRAGILDRLESGSPGALTASQPEAAPASAYELECEEYPEVYGEDGGIALESGRSDAGKAVPPLLRRDHSQEMSHHRSSFYSDEESAVLEGLVDEMVSLSEEMNVWAESVSGEKESRKHISPRTQMFYKGSQAHMDTSFPSVQQGGRGEVSEQDDLAESYLALSEEPGVLEGQGAQIVPHECEQLEDLAFETPPSSRESISSTESLDTGKRPIHVPVIKDTGKHPEVSLVKIKDLADETPSLGSGPQKFDISEVEPAYLNFSDLYDIVYFPFEFLSYKKPSPKPVPRRFMLLERARSPPAGHLHKDKRLCIREQEDKNRKNRLEISEDSKATNLLAMGKGAENHKEMYSSQKYSSGKQKSSFHTKPGLFKPYARSHSVEQSVEQSLKKKVKASVAHISRILKGKMSPEPEEEFGELESEAAEKELLVGAEGSLKRKSALPSFKLPSLIPKEKAPLFVEELMDQAAAAGQCVTLSCRTAAHSSLHINWFRDGIPVQSSSRILISSTLKHFQLLTILSVNAEDFGIYTCVATNSLGSASTSCVIRKAEVPPSPPPPDIVEIYKDGVQMVWKPVETNIPVHYTVQCKTEDGEWTTLASDITDCCYYARNLPQGFIYHFRTACTNKAGMGPYSNPSTKVKITGKDQMELRAATQEFPSAASEDESEMITPPEPFPTYQTYAFQTEIKRGRFSIVRQCREKVSGKTLAAKIIPYWQEDKQAVLLEYQVLRKLHHTNIAQLKGAYVSPRHLVLIQEMCVGPELLHSLALRTSYSEVEVRDYLWQILSATEYLHAHNILHLDLRSENMIITEPNLLKLLDFGNAQFYTPDKFITMDKCSDYVETMAPELLTEQGALPQTDIWSVGITAFIMLSANYPVSSDAPCEFLRTARKGKLKLTRCYAGLSGGAVSFLQSTLCANPWGRPSASECLQSPWLQETGLDNRQQALVTFPTIKLRNFLMEREKKRGLLCSKYGLMIAQ